In Burkholderiales bacterium, the following proteins share a genomic window:
- a CDS encoding electron transfer flavoprotein subunit alpha/FixB family protein — protein MSVLVIAETREGAVTALTLEALGLARSLVETHPHPNPPPEGEGTVCLLFSDNADAAHMLVAHGADRVYVCARDAEDYESEPWLAVAAKLAGELRPALVLAGHTPASADLAPRLAFRLGAGVATGCIALAADAERIACTRACFGGNARETISFARGAAVATVRPGVGSARDDAPREGGIVKLDAPAPGARVRVVRREREPASGTRLEDAKIVVAGGRGLEGPEGFAVIEALAGVLGAAVGASRVPCDLGWVPHSKQIGLTGKTVTPDLYFAVGISGAGHHLAGCGNARAIVAINTDPDAAIFREAKFGIVGDYRKIVPALTQALAELKSKGA, from the coding sequence ATGAGCGTGCTGGTGATCGCGGAGACGCGCGAAGGTGCGGTGACGGCGTTGACGCTGGAGGCGCTCGGGCTCGCGCGATCGCTGGTCGAAACCCACCCCCACCCTAACCCTCCCCCTGAGGGGGAGGGAACAGTGTGTCTGCTGTTCAGCGATAACGCCGACGCGGCGCACATGCTCGTCGCGCACGGCGCCGATCGCGTCTATGTCTGCGCACGCGACGCCGAGGATTACGAGAGCGAACCGTGGCTCGCCGTGGCGGCGAAGCTCGCCGGCGAGCTTCGGCCTGCGCTGGTGCTCGCCGGCCACACGCCTGCCAGCGCCGACCTCGCGCCGCGCCTCGCGTTCCGGCTGGGCGCGGGCGTCGCGACGGGCTGCATCGCCCTAGCCGCAGACGCCGAGCGTATCGCGTGCACGCGCGCCTGCTTCGGCGGCAACGCGCGCGAGACGATCTCGTTCGCGCGAGGCGCGGCGGTCGCGACGGTGCGGCCGGGCGTCGGAAGCGCACGGGACGATGCGCCGCGCGAAGGCGGGATCGTGAAGCTCGATGCACCCGCGCCGGGTGCGCGCGTGCGCGTCGTGCGTCGCGAGCGCGAGCCCGCGAGCGGCACCCGTCTCGAAGACGCCAAGATCGTGGTCGCCGGAGGGCGCGGTCTCGAAGGACCCGAAGGATTCGCGGTGATCGAAGCGCTTGCGGGCGTTCTCGGCGCGGCGGTGGGCGCGAGCCGCGTGCCCTGCGACCTGGGCTGGGTGCCGCACTCGAAGCAGATCGGCCTCACCGGCAAGACCGTCACGCCCGATCTCTACTTCGCGGTCGGCATCTCGGGTGCCGGCCATCACCTCGCGGGCTGCGGCAACGCGCGCGCGATCGTCGCGATCAACACCGACCCCGATGCGGCGATCTTCAGGGAAGCGAAGTTCGGCATCGTCGGCGATTACCGCAAGATCGTTCCTGCGCTGACCCAGGCGCTCGCCGAGCTCAAATCGAAGGGTGCGTGA
- a CDS encoding electron transfer flavoprotein subunit beta/FixA family protein: MFRIDEQAKKVVPVAGVQLVMSPFDEQAMEAALRIRERAGEAKITALGIGPDLARNALKHALAMGADEAVLVSDPLLEDAGAEATAYALSRAIAGLGAVDLILAGRQASDTDAGIVGCGVGELLGVPVVTFACNVEVNDKTAVVERVLADGRETVEADLPAVVTVSNEIGAARAPSLRETMRAARKPLAVKSAADVGVERATLERYASLRVRERVFFPEKENRCELIEGADEAVQARALAARLREARLV; this comes from the coding sequence ATGTTCAGAATCGACGAACAGGCGAAGAAAGTCGTGCCGGTGGCCGGGGTGCAGCTCGTGATGAGCCCGTTCGACGAGCAGGCCATGGAGGCTGCGCTGCGCATCCGCGAGCGCGCGGGCGAGGCGAAGATCACCGCGCTCGGCATCGGACCCGACCTCGCGCGCAACGCGCTCAAGCATGCGCTCGCGATGGGCGCGGACGAGGCGGTGCTCGTGAGCGATCCGCTGCTCGAAGACGCCGGCGCCGAAGCGACGGCGTATGCCTTGTCGCGTGCGATCGCCGGTCTGGGTGCCGTCGATCTGATACTGGCCGGACGCCAGGCCTCGGATACCGACGCCGGCATCGTCGGCTGCGGTGTCGGCGAGCTGCTCGGGGTTCCCGTCGTGACGTTCGCGTGCAACGTCGAGGTGAACGACAAGACCGCGGTCGTGGAGCGCGTGCTCGCCGACGGCCGCGAGACCGTCGAAGCCGATCTTCCCGCAGTCGTGACGGTGTCGAACGAGATCGGCGCCGCGCGCGCGCCGAGCCTGCGCGAAACCATGCGTGCCGCCAGGAAGCCGTTGGCGGTCAAGTCCGCGGCGGACGTCGGCGTCGAGCGCGCGACGCTCGAACGTTACGCGTCGCTGCGGGTCCGGGAGCGCGTCTTCTTTCCGGAAAAAGAAAACCGCTGCGAGCTCATCGAAGGCGCCGACGAAGCGGTGCAGGCGCGCGCTCTGGCGGCGCGGCTGCGCGAAGCGAGACTCGTCTGA
- a CDS encoding GntR family transcriptional regulator, producing the protein MNKSVENAERLLAASGLARASLALTSSLPEQIATRLSERIVSGGYAPGQRIMEQALASEFAVSRGPIRESLRILERDGLVTILPRRGAIVTNPSIEEVKEIFDVRAMLNGLRDRLVAEDPQRAKVVAGVEAEVAKLTRYARDPKKGQQYVETVWSLNRILNEACTNARLKNILDSLARQTLRYSQLGLSTPERRTQSVQHWQKLVEALKKGDGATAERIARKRVTDSRDGAIRALQSAVAAPKGETRKL; encoded by the coding sequence ATGAACAAATCCGTCGAAAACGCCGAACGCCTGCTCGCCGCGAGCGGGCTCGCGCGCGCGTCGCTCGCGCTGACCTCCTCGCTGCCGGAACAGATCGCGACCCGGCTGTCCGAGCGCATCGTCTCCGGCGGCTACGCGCCGGGCCAGCGCATCATGGAACAGGCGCTCGCGAGCGAGTTCGCGGTGAGCCGCGGGCCGATACGCGAGAGCCTGCGCATCCTCGAGCGCGACGGGCTGGTCACCATACTGCCGCGGCGCGGCGCGATCGTCACCAATCCGTCGATCGAGGAAGTGAAGGAGATCTTCGACGTGCGCGCGATGCTCAACGGGTTGCGCGACCGCCTCGTGGCGGAAGACCCGCAGCGCGCGAAAGTGGTGGCCGGCGTCGAAGCCGAGGTCGCCAAGCTCACGCGCTACGCGCGCGATCCGAAGAAGGGGCAGCAGTACGTCGAGACGGTGTGGTCGCTCAACCGCATACTGAACGAAGCGTGCACCAACGCGCGCCTGAAGAACATCCTCGATTCGCTGGCGCGGCAGACGCTGCGCTATTCGCAGCTCGGCTTGTCCACACCCGAGCGGCGAACCCAATCGGTCCAGCACTGGCAGAAGCTGGTGGAAGCGCTGAAGAAAGGCGACGGGGCGACGGCCGAGCGCATCGCGCGCAAGCGCGTGACCGATTCGCGGGACGGGGCGATCCGCGCGCTGCAGTCGGCTGTCGCTGCGCCCAAGGGCGAAACAAGAAAGCTTTAA
- a CDS encoding sulfite oxidase has translation MARPEIEGDWVMGWPDRKRPALIAGKDSQGRVINGRAPITELEGLITPTDAYYVVNQLEVPDPIHPDDWILTIGGEVDKPIELSLKDLQKLPGRTVRAVTECAGNDAGYFDYLKKGGRKPSRINQQDMNKRAAMREKNAVPSTEEIGNESTTTCAMSAGEFTGVPLAAVLKKAGLKSSAVSVRMQGFDRGQPDLAVQYRSVGRSDFQLVDPGVINYEKGLPIAKAMHPDTLLAWSMNGEYLLHIHGAPVRAVVPGWSGNWWVKWLEQIEVLDHLPQCYYQHHYFVYGEGPEDPKKEMITSMGVRCIIVDPLDEDSPLPRGEHKVRGLAWSGMGTITRVEVSVDDGATWQDAHLEEPRERWLWVRWSYLWDAQPGQHRIRARATDETGRVQPVIPWNYQRKHFDGIVPADVTVV, from the coding sequence ATGGCACGACCTGAGATCGAAGGCGACTGGGTGATGGGCTGGCCGGACCGCAAGCGTCCGGCGCTCATCGCGGGCAAGGATTCGCAGGGGCGCGTGATCAACGGCCGCGCGCCGATCACCGAGCTCGAAGGGCTGATCACGCCCACCGACGCGTACTACGTCGTCAACCAGCTCGAAGTCCCCGACCCCATCCACCCCGACGACTGGATCCTCACCATCGGCGGCGAGGTCGACAAGCCGATCGAGCTTTCGCTGAAAGACCTCCAGAAGCTCCCCGGCCGCACGGTGCGCGCGGTCACCGAATGCGCAGGCAACGACGCGGGTTACTTCGACTACCTCAAGAAAGGCGGTCGCAAGCCCTCGCGCATCAACCAGCAGGACATGAACAAGCGCGCCGCGATGCGCGAGAAGAACGCGGTGCCGTCGACCGAAGAGATCGGCAACGAATCGACCACGACCTGCGCGATGAGCGCGGGCGAGTTCACCGGTGTGCCGCTGGCGGCGGTGCTGAAGAAAGCGGGCCTCAAATCGAGCGCGGTCAGCGTGCGCATGCAGGGCTTCGATCGCGGCCAGCCCGATCTCGCCGTGCAGTACCGCTCGGTCGGGCGCTCGGACTTCCAGCTCGTCGACCCGGGCGTCATCAATTACGAGAAAGGTCTGCCCATCGCGAAAGCGATGCATCCCGACACGCTGCTCGCGTGGTCGATGAACGGCGAGTACCTGCTGCACATCCACGGCGCGCCGGTGCGCGCGGTCGTGCCCGGCTGGTCGGGCAACTGGTGGGTGAAGTGGCTGGAGCAGATCGAGGTGCTCGACCACCTGCCCCAGTGCTACTACCAGCACCACTACTTCGTCTACGGCGAAGGCCCCGAGGACCCGAAGAAGGAGATGATCACCTCGATGGGGGTGCGCTGCATCATCGTCGATCCGCTCGACGAGGATTCGCCGCTGCCGCGAGGCGAGCACAAGGTGCGCGGCCTCGCATGGAGCGGCATGGGCACGATCACCCGCGTCGAAGTGAGCGTCGACGACGGCGCGACGTGGCAGGACGCCCATCTCGAAGAGCCGCGCGAGCGCTGGCTGTGGGTGCGCTGGTCGTACCTGTGGGACGCGCAGCCCGGCCAGCATCGAATCCGTGCCCGCGCCACCGACGAGACCGGCCGCGTGCAACCGGTGATACCGTGGAACTACCAGCGCAAGCATTTCGACGGGATCGTCCCCGCTGACGTGACCGTCGTTTGA
- a CDS encoding carboxyl transferase domain-containing protein, producing the protein MSWLPEIEEIHRRRALAEACGGAEAVAKHHAAGKLTVRERIAALLDSGSFREVGKLAGRASYDRHGQLTGFEPAPYVMGLGKIEGRPVAVGGEDYTIRAGTGFGSDRRKGGQGGFIEDLAYEYRIPLVNLIDGTGGTVNTAKRKGYTVVPGYGQDGCERSADLLGVVPVVSAVMGTTAGGPSMRAILSHWSIMVKGTGQIFAAGPPVVERAFGNKIHKDDLGGTRVAVDTAGTIDNVAEDEADCIAQIRRFLSYMPTNVWELPPVMRTGDPADRAEDALAKIVPRSDRQAYNMKKLVEMVVDRGSLFEIQPTFGRSVITALARMDGYVVGIVANNPMFGGIMDYKAARKQGHFIELCDMFNIPIVFFADIPGLMVGVESESDAILREGVRARFLGFQVSVPVFTVLVRKCYGVAGGGVIDRAGLNFKIAWPSGHWGSLPVEGGVKAAYKRDIEKAEDPEKREREIEEELRQLASPFRTAEAFAIEDLIDPRETRPYLCQFIEALQPRLKTQLGPKAKYGVRP; encoded by the coding sequence ATGAGCTGGCTCCCCGAGATCGAAGAGATACACCGCCGCCGCGCGCTCGCCGAAGCGTGCGGAGGCGCCGAGGCCGTGGCGAAGCACCACGCCGCCGGCAAGCTCACGGTGCGCGAGCGCATCGCGGCGTTGCTCGACAGCGGCAGCTTCAGGGAAGTCGGCAAGCTCGCGGGCCGCGCGAGCTACGACCGGCACGGCCAGCTCACCGGCTTCGAGCCCGCGCCGTACGTGATGGGCCTCGGCAAGATCGAAGGGCGTCCGGTCGCGGTCGGCGGCGAGGATTACACGATCCGCGCCGGCACCGGTTTCGGCAGCGACCGCCGCAAAGGCGGCCAGGGCGGCTTCATCGAGGACCTCGCGTACGAGTACCGCATCCCGCTGGTGAACCTCATCGACGGCACCGGCGGCACCGTGAACACCGCGAAGCGCAAGGGCTATACCGTCGTTCCGGGCTACGGCCAGGACGGCTGCGAGCGCTCGGCCGACCTGCTCGGCGTCGTTCCGGTCGTCTCGGCGGTGATGGGAACGACCGCGGGCGGACCGTCGATGCGCGCGATCCTGTCGCACTGGTCGATCATGGTGAAAGGCACCGGCCAGATCTTCGCGGCCGGACCGCCCGTGGTGGAGCGCGCGTTCGGGAACAAGATCCACAAGGACGATCTCGGCGGCACCAGGGTCGCGGTCGACACCGCGGGGACCATCGACAACGTGGCGGAAGACGAAGCCGACTGCATCGCGCAGATCCGGCGCTTCCTCTCCTACATGCCGACGAACGTGTGGGAGCTGCCGCCGGTGATGCGCACCGGCGATCCGGCGGACCGCGCGGAGGATGCGCTCGCCAAGATCGTGCCGCGCTCGGACCGCCAGGCCTACAACATGAAGAAGCTGGTCGAGATGGTCGTCGACCGCGGCTCGCTCTTCGAGATCCAGCCGACGTTCGGCCGCTCCGTGATCACCGCGCTCGCGCGCATGGACGGCTACGTGGTCGGCATCGTCGCCAACAACCCGATGTTCGGCGGCATCATGGATTACAAGGCGGCGCGCAAGCAGGGCCATTTCATCGAGCTCTGCGACATGTTCAACATCCCGATCGTGTTCTTCGCGGACATCCCCGGGCTGATGGTGGGCGTCGAGTCCGAATCGGACGCGATCCTGCGCGAAGGCGTGCGGGCGCGCTTCCTCGGCTTCCAGGTGAGCGTGCCGGTGTTCACGGTGCTCGTTCGCAAGTGCTACGGCGTCGCGGGCGGCGGCGTGATCGACCGCGCGGGACTGAACTTCAAGATCGCGTGGCCGTCGGGCCACTGGGGCTCGCTGCCGGTCGAAGGCGGGGTGAAAGCGGCTTACAAGCGCGACATCGAGAAAGCGGAAGATCCCGAGAAGCGCGAGCGCGAGATCGAGGAAGAGCTGAGACAGCTCGCCTCGCCGTTCAGGACCGCCGAAGCGTTCGCGATCGAGGACCTCATCGATCCGCGCGAGACGCGGCCCTACCTGTGCCAGTTCATCGAAGCGCTGCAGCCGAGATTGAAGACGCAGCTGGGTCCGAAAGCGAAGTACGGAGTGCGCCCTTGA